Genomic segment of Bacteroidota bacterium:
TTGCGGGGGTTTATTACTCCTTTTCGGATTGGGAGGAGTTGGAGTTCTTCTTTTATATTTTTTTCACGATCTTACTTTATCGAATTTATTTTGTGATGCACCGCAGAATACATTTTACAATTGGGCATCGGAATTTTATAGCAATAATATCTTGCAGCATTCTTGTATATCTTCTTAAAAAAAAAATGCTTGATGCTACATAGTATTTTTTTTTGCCTGGCTGATCGAAAAGTATACTATTGTGTAAGACATCCTGTTTTTATCCTTTTGTGCGGGCGTAGGGGAAGAGCTTCTATTTCGGGGTGCAATTCAGCCTTGGCTAGGGATCTGGTTGACTGCATTATTATTTATTTTTTACACGGATTTAAATCCGAAGGACAAACCCCTTTTATATATGGCACGGTTTTGTTGATAGTGTCCGCAGGTTTTGGATATTTAATGCAGGCCAGCGGAATAATTGCAGCTATAACGGCACAATTTATAATTGATGTGGTGCTAATGTTGTACTTGAAAGATCTGCATTTCAAATGTTTAATGTCCGGGAATGGAATGGTTCAAAATCAACGCAAAAATATTTCAAAAGGAGCTGAAGCACCCGAATATATTGTATTTCAGCAGTTTAGGCTCACAAATATGCATAAAATAATATACAATAATGTTATGCAATTTAAACCCGATACTCATCTTAATAAAAAAAATAATACCTATTTTAGAACAAAATAACAACAGCAATGAAGAATCTATCACTCGTAATAATACTGATATGTCTGCTTACTACAGCAATTTTGCATCCGTAAAATATTTTCAAAATAACATTGAATCCCAAAAATACCTGGTTAGGATACAAAAGGAATGGCAAAAGTGGATTCCCTGGAATCTGTAGGTTTACCAAAAATCAGCACTGGAAATTGTGGAGGAAATTTTAGTTTTTTGCAGAAGCAGAAAAAAATGCGCCTCAAACAATTAAGTCACTTACTTATAAATCAAAACATTATACAATTGGAAGAGGATGGTGAAAAAAACCGTAATGAACCTTTTGAAGAAAAAATTAACACCACAACTTTTCCAACAAAAATATTTTGCAAAGTATGTCGGCGAAATGTATTGGAATTATTTATTCCGCTAATCGTTGGGAAAATTCAGAACCGCACACAAACTGTTGGTTTTAATAAAATGATGTAACCACTTGGTATTACTTCTTTACATAACAGATCTCAGGAATTATATACAGCATCTGTAAAAGATCATGAAGCTTTGAAGAAGGTTAATATCAAAGACTACAACGATATTTTAATTCACGGTGATGAATTCTGGAAAACTTATGCGTCCGACTCTTTTTTCGATTTTCTTGCTCATCGCGCAATAGAATTTTAGGAAATGATGAAGCGTATATCACCGACCCAACTTATAATTTTGAAATAACCGAACCTGTTGTATTCGGACAATAACTAAAAAATTTTCCGGGGTATGTTTTCAGTTCCAAGATACTGCCTCTTAAAAAATTATTGGCCTTGCGTTTATTGCAGGACCTTACAACTATGCATTTGTATGATCCATATCCATCTGCTTTAGTTGATATAGATATTAAAAGATTAGCTTTTGCAAAAAACTATTCCGTTATACCTGATAAAGACAGTTTATATCTCAAGGCATTGATAAGCATGGAAAAAAATGTATTCCAAAGACAGCAGTTCCGCCCGTATCAGTTATTTGATTGCACAGGTTCATCAATCCTCGTACAAGTAACTACGAACGCCTTTCAGGGGATGAATTTAAATGGGAACTTAAAAAGCTGTGAAATTTGTGATGCGGCAATTGCTAAATATCCAAACTCCATCGGCGGTAAAATTGTTTGGCATTAAAGGAAACAATTCTTCAAAAAGGTTTTAGATATTGCAGTTGAAAAAAATAAATGTTCCGGATCTTCCATTCAGATCTGCAGTTACATTTAAAAATATAGAAACGCTAGATTTGCGAATATTAAATTACTTCCGAACAATTAGCGGAGGTTGGTCAATTGGATTATGAAGAAAGGATAACCTTTTAAACAAATTACCCGTTCAAAAACAATGGGAACAGAAATTACCAAATGATGGCGATCACAATGAACATGTAACTGAAATAAAGATAGATGCACTCCCTATAGGTAGTTATGTTTTATTGGGCAGTTCCAATGGTTTCGATCGTTCTGATAATAAGATCGTAGCTGCGAACTCTGGGTTTCCAATTTGAGTTATATCACCAGTAATACCAACGACTCCGGCAACAGAAAAGGATTTTATATTACCGACCGAACTTCCGGAAAACCCATTAAAGGAGCTTCTATTCAAACCTATAGAGGGATTATGATTACAATTCCAGAAAATGCAAATTCAATGCAGACAAAACTTATACAACTGATGAAAATGGTTATTTTTTAATGAATGATCCATTGATAAAAGATTATTATTATTTCAGTTTCCAGTATTCGCAATGGTAAAGATTTTTGGATATAGGAAATAATTTTATATTTATAAAGTTCCAACAGCGCTAAAATCCAACTTATAACACCTTCTTCTTTACAGATCGTTCTGTTTATGCTCCGGACAAACCATTTATTTTAAAGGGATTTTAACAGAGAATTCGTTTGATGGTAAAAAGAAAAATGTAATACCCAATAAAAAAAGACAACTGCTCATTTTTATGATGTAAATTCACAGAAAATTGCATCTGTTGACCTGGTTTCAATGAATACGGTTCTTTTGCCAGGACATTTACTGCACCTTTAAATGTGCTGATAGGCGATAGCGCCTTCAGAACGAAAATGGAACTGCTTATTTTCTGTTTGAAGAATATAAACGTCCAACTTTTTCTGTAAGTTTTGATCCTGTTAAAGGAAGTTTTGTCTTAGGAGATTCTATTCAGGTGAGTGGATATGCAGAAATATGCAGGACAAATATCGACAATGCAAAAGTGAATTATCGTGTAATGTAGAATGCTTCATTTCCCTATTGAGTACCTACGGTTGGTGGAGAAACCTATCAGAATGTGCCTGAGATGGAAATTACAAATGGCAACAATAACTGATGGAGAGGGGCAAATTTAAAATTGATTTTATTGCAATTCCCGACCTTAACTTAAATAAAAAATGGAGGCCACAGTTTTCTTATACTGTATATGCAGATATTACAGATATTTCCGGTGAAACCAGAAGTATGGAAAAACATATGTATCAGTTGGTTATGTTTCTTTAAGTTTATATTCCGACGTACCTGAATTAATTTATACCAACAAACCGGCAAACATAATTATTTCAACTTCTAATCTGAATGGAACTCCGGAACCTGCATCAGGAAAAATTAAGATCTATCCATTGGATGCTCCGGATAAATTATTTCGCGAGAGAAACTGGAGTCAACCGGATAAACAATTATTTACACAGGAAGAATATTATCGTTTGTTTCCGCATGACCTGTATGCCGATGAAAATAATAAATTGAGCTGGAAACAAATAAATTTATTTAAGCAGAAATAAGCTGGAACACAGCTAATAGTGATTCTGTTTTAATTGATGCTAGGTAATTTTTAAATCCGGGGGAATATAAGATGGAAATAATTACCAGCGATAAAAATGGAGAGAAATTAAGATCATAAAATATTTTTCTGTTTTAAAACAAGGGGAATATTCCACATATCCAAAATATCAATTGAGCACCACTAATGATGTCCGTTCAAAACCAGGCGAAAGTGCCATTATAAATTTCGGCAGCAGTGCAAAGGATATAAGAGCATTACTCGAAATAACAAAAGGTAATGGTGAAACAAGCAGAAAATGGATCAGTTACCTGAGCAAATGAACAGAGGAAATGTTGCATCTATGATGGATATTGAAATTCCCATAGTGGAAAGTGACAGAGGAGGCGTTGGTGACAAATCTGTTTTATGAAAGATGGAAGATTTTTAAGCCAAAGTTATTATATCACTGTTCCGTAGGATAGTAAAAATTTGAAAGTGGAATTGCAAACGCATCGCGATAAATTACAACCCGGCACTAAAGAAACATGGAAAGTAAAAATA
This window contains:
- a CDS encoding CPBP family intramembrane metalloprotease; translated protein: MLFLSFCAGVGEELLFRGAIQPWLGIWLTALLFIFYTDLNPKDKPLLYMARFC